In Natrinema pellirubrum DSM 15624, the following proteins share a genomic window:
- a CDS encoding IS5-like element ISNpe14 family transposase, with the protein MRSKRPIIRQCKNLAKQHVDNPDEPAAPDGASGFAEWTQIAFILLHAELDKDFRETEAWFNDSRAIREELNIDKSPDHTTLCRWEQQVDMRELRSLLRRSAEQAGWSGTAAIDASGFQRDQTSYHYRNRAGFSFHKLKTTILVDTESLAIKDVHFTTKRKWDGHIGLQVYRRNAEDLQEFLADANYSWSDLREECRAGATRPLIKHREHNALKKAHNARMDEDLYHQRTLSETAFSLLKDDGEKLRSRSWHGQFRELTRKCIVHNLSQAAS; encoded by the coding sequence ATGAGGTCGAAACGGCCGATCATACGGCAGTGTAAGAATCTTGCCAAACAGCACGTGGATAACCCTGACGAACCCGCTGCGCCGGACGGCGCCAGCGGGTTCGCCGAGTGGACTCAGATCGCGTTTATCCTCTTGCATGCGGAACTCGACAAAGATTTCCGAGAGACTGAAGCATGGTTCAATGACTCCAGAGCCATCCGTGAAGAGCTTAACATCGACAAATCGCCGGATCACACCACGCTCTGTCGATGGGAGCAACAGGTCGACATGCGTGAACTCCGCAGCCTGCTCCGCCGCAGTGCGGAGCAGGCTGGCTGGTCGGGAACAGCAGCAATCGACGCCAGTGGCTTCCAGCGAGATCAAACCAGCTATCATTACCGGAATCGTGCTGGCTTCTCGTTTCACAAGCTGAAGACAACGATTTTGGTCGATACAGAGTCACTGGCGATCAAAGACGTTCATTTCACGACGAAGCGCAAGTGGGACGGACACATCGGCTTGCAGGTCTATCGGCGCAACGCCGAAGACCTGCAAGAGTTCCTTGCAGATGCGAACTATTCGTGGTCAGATCTCAGAGAGGAGTGTCGCGCTGGCGCGACACGACCGCTAATCAAACACAGGGAGCACAATGCGCTGAAGAAAGCGCATAACGCTCGGATGGACGAAGATCTGTACCATCAGCGGACACTGAGTGAGACTGCGTTCTCACTGCTGAAGGATGACGGTGAGAAGTTACGCTCTCGGAGCTGGCACGGCCAGTTCCGAGAGCTCACGCGCAAGTGTATCGTGCATAACCTATCGCAGGCGGCGAGTTAG
- a CDS encoding DEAD/DEAH box helicase family protein, giving the protein MRVEFDDGTLLLRDAPDDIPYAEWDDRVDEYRTQAYRYRSLLEWVGAWSDGNEQATLQDGFAHALEDTARAYPALDLTPPLHIEPRDYQQAALDAWIDHGRQGSVVLPTGSGKTFLGLQAIADAGVSALVVTPTIDLMNQWHATLTNAFGDHLTEPIGVLGGGSHEVTAITVTTYDSAYRYINEYGDQFGLLVVDEEHHLPAPTYRQIPEMTIAPYRLGLTATYERPDGKHELLEDLIGPVVYEEAVDELAGEYLSEYETIHMSVELTAEERETYDEEYQHYRDYVDSHEFDLWKEEGYQEFLKRTSYDPKGRRALIAKQRAERIARTAEKKLETLDNLLKRHHDDRAIIFTANNDFAYEISQEFIVPCITHQTKTDERTEILERFRTGEYSMLATSRVLDEGIDVPAANVGIILSGSASKRQYAQRLGRILRPTDDRQPARLYEIITADTMETYVSQQRRQGVTTNADG; this is encoded by the coding sequence ATGCGAGTCGAATTCGACGACGGGACGCTCCTACTCCGTGATGCCCCCGACGATATCCCCTATGCGGAGTGGGACGACCGCGTCGACGAGTACCGAACGCAAGCATATCGATATCGATCCCTCCTCGAATGGGTAGGCGCCTGGTCGGACGGAAACGAGCAGGCAACGCTTCAGGACGGCTTCGCTCACGCTCTCGAAGACACCGCGCGGGCCTATCCTGCCCTCGATCTCACGCCACCGCTCCACATCGAGCCACGTGACTACCAGCAGGCCGCTCTCGACGCCTGGATCGACCATGGCCGCCAGGGGAGTGTTGTTCTCCCGACTGGCAGCGGGAAGACGTTTCTTGGGCTGCAAGCAATTGCTGACGCCGGCGTGAGTGCGCTCGTCGTGACACCAACGATTGACCTGATGAATCAGTGGCACGCCACACTCACCAACGCCTTTGGCGATCACCTCACAGAACCGATCGGCGTTCTCGGCGGCGGCAGCCACGAGGTCACCGCAATCACCGTCACTACCTACGATAGTGCCTACCGCTACATCAACGAATACGGCGACCAGTTCGGCTTACTCGTCGTCGACGAGGAACATCACCTGCCGGCGCCGACCTACCGGCAGATCCCCGAAATGACGATCGCACCGTATCGGCTGGGACTGACCGCTACCTACGAACGGCCTGACGGCAAGCATGAACTCCTCGAGGATCTCATCGGTCCGGTTGTCTATGAAGAGGCTGTCGACGAACTCGCTGGCGAGTACCTCAGCGAGTACGAAACCATCCACATGTCTGTCGAGCTCACGGCCGAGGAACGGGAGACATACGACGAGGAGTACCAGCACTATCGCGACTACGTCGATAGCCACGAGTTCGACCTCTGGAAAGAGGAGGGTTATCAGGAGTTCCTCAAACGGACGTCCTACGATCCAAAGGGGCGGCGGGCACTCATCGCCAAGCAGCGCGCCGAGCGTATCGCCCGAACGGCAGAGAAAAAACTCGAGACACTCGACAACCTGCTCAAACGTCACCACGATGACCGCGCGATTATCTTCACTGCGAACAACGACTTCGCCTACGAAATCTCTCAGGAATTTATCGTCCCCTGCATTACCCATCAAACGAAGACGGACGAGCGCACCGAGATTCTCGAGCGGTTTCGGACTGGCGAGTACTCGATGCTGGCAACGTCACGGGTGCTTGATGAGGGGATTGACGTTCCCGCTGCGAACGTGGGGATTATCCTGTCGGGAAGTGCTTCGAAACGGCAGTATGCCCAGCGGCTTGGACGCATCCTCCGGCCGACAGATGACCGCCAGCCAGCACGCCTCTACGAAATCATCACGGCAGACACGATGGAAACGTACGTATCCCAACAGCGCCGACAGGGGGTGACGACGAATGCTGACGGCTGA
- a CDS encoding ParA family protein, whose amino-acid sequence MIPYTVWSEAGGVGKTTLAANLMRAHANQGMKVLGIDMDPQDGGLTNHFGLDDLKADSEADNLVLHMVDRPRGDFHDLIQSTEGVDLVPSHNNLGNLADLLTTAKELEDQTSLEGEFEKEKQLRQVLVDAGIPSEYDVIIIDPPASEGQHLYNAVYATSNLLIPFEPSPKGERSVQGLRDVVSGLETELGDIDVGVLGAVPNKVKGTNVNQKYLNALQEESLPIAPVSIGERGSMLGDAWDNQVSIYELAENDDYRDLRDYEEPTLEKFDELAEFIADQFATTEVTA is encoded by the coding sequence ATGATTCCGTATACAGTCTGGTCCGAGGCGGGTGGCGTCGGAAAGACGACGCTTGCGGCTAACCTCATGCGTGCGCACGCGAATCAAGGAATGAAAGTTCTCGGGATCGATATGGATCCGCAGGATGGCGGCCTAACCAATCACTTCGGTCTCGATGATCTGAAAGCTGATAGCGAGGCTGACAATCTCGTGCTCCATATGGTTGACCGACCACGAGGCGATTTTCATGACCTCATCCAGTCGACTGAAGGCGTCGATCTCGTTCCAAGCCACAATAATCTCGGCAACCTTGCTGATCTCCTCACGACGGCCAAGGAACTCGAGGACCAGACGAGTCTCGAGGGGGAGTTTGAGAAGGAAAAGCAGCTCCGACAGGTCCTCGTCGACGCTGGTATTCCCTCAGAATACGACGTTATCATCATTGACCCACCAGCGTCTGAGGGACAACACCTGTACAACGCGGTTTACGCAACGTCGAACCTTCTCATCCCCTTCGAACCATCTCCGAAAGGCGAACGGAGTGTTCAGGGCCTCCGTGATGTGGTGAGCGGCCTCGAGACTGAACTCGGAGATATCGACGTCGGTGTTCTCGGTGCCGTCCCGAACAAGGTCAAAGGAACGAACGTGAACCAGAAATATCTCAATGCACTCCAGGAGGAGTCGCTACCGATCGCCCCTGTGTCGATCGGCGAGCGTGGATCGATGCTTGGTGATGCGTGGGACAACCAAGTGTCGATCTACGAACTCGCGGAGAATGATGACTACCGCGATCTTCGCGATTACGAAGAACCGACGCTCGAGAAGTTCGACGAGCTAGCCGAATTCATTGCCGATCAATTTGCGACGACAGAGGTCACAGCATGA
- a CDS encoding DUF790 family protein, with product MLTADLARSRTTGDAIKPLFIDPTDENYRETARELIALFDAHLGEPKGDLEDAIDELTVADTDYKIVQGLAKLLLDECEFEVRSPVEPREIRQRLFEKANERYPVVRQPTLGDDTQKIEVYSAVADELGISLEACYRGMYADLEENKRLVQIGTRTADQYAGAGEQSTTTTTLTGSSDGEYEHTDLTVDWLVTRYNLALAQAVLYDATEMRIRVWDHFGTVFSYVKLFGLMHRIYPIDSDGKRVERTDHADGYEAILDGPASLFSQSQKYGIRLANFLPALPLCDRWEMTATVLIDETAGETRQLRLYDTDGLDSHYSTGRQFDSDLEQTLAQKWERATTDWELLRENDVFDLGDEVMIPDFAIEHPDGRRAILEIIGFWTPEYLESKLKKIRQADAENLLVAVSEQLDCSNDDFGETSERVLWFKTGIHVYDLVELAEEYSI from the coding sequence ATGCTGACGGCTGACCTGGCTCGCTCTCGTACCACCGGCGATGCAATCAAGCCGCTGTTTATCGATCCAACGGATGAGAACTACCGAGAGACGGCACGCGAACTCATTGCGCTGTTCGATGCCCATCTCGGTGAGCCGAAAGGCGATCTCGAGGATGCGATTGACGAACTCACCGTGGCGGATACCGACTACAAGATCGTCCAGGGACTGGCGAAACTGCTTCTGGACGAGTGTGAGTTCGAAGTCAGATCTCCAGTCGAGCCTCGTGAGATCCGCCAGCGCCTGTTCGAGAAAGCTAACGAACGGTATCCGGTTGTTCGCCAGCCTACGCTCGGTGACGACACACAGAAGATAGAGGTGTATAGTGCAGTTGCTGATGAGTTGGGTATCTCACTCGAAGCATGCTACCGCGGGATGTATGCTGACCTCGAGGAGAACAAACGACTTGTCCAGATCGGCACGCGGACCGCTGACCAGTATGCCGGTGCTGGCGAGCAATCGACCACAACGACGACACTGACTGGCAGTAGTGACGGCGAGTACGAACACACTGATCTGACGGTCGACTGGCTGGTCACTCGCTACAATCTTGCGCTCGCCCAGGCGGTCCTCTACGACGCAACCGAGATGCGAATCCGTGTCTGGGATCATTTCGGGACGGTATTCAGCTATGTCAAACTCTTCGGACTGATGCATCGGATCTATCCGATCGATTCTGATGGCAAGCGTGTCGAACGAACCGACCATGCCGATGGCTACGAGGCCATACTTGACGGTCCAGCGTCGTTGTTCTCTCAATCACAAAAGTATGGCATCCGGTTGGCGAATTTTCTGCCAGCATTGCCCCTCTGTGACCGCTGGGAGATGACTGCTACAGTACTGATCGATGAGACAGCGGGTGAGACACGGCAACTCAGACTGTACGACACTGACGGACTCGATTCACACTATAGTACCGGCAGGCAGTTCGATAGCGATCTTGAGCAGACACTCGCCCAGAAATGGGAGCGAGCGACCACGGACTGGGAGTTACTACGCGAAAACGATGTATTTGACCTCGGTGATGAGGTGATGATCCCCGATTTCGCGATCGAGCATCCGGATGGCCGGCGAGCGATTCTCGAGATCATCGGATTCTGGACACCCGAGTATCTCGAGTCGAAGCTGAAGAAAATACGCCAAGCAGATGCTGAGAATCTCCTTGTCGCAGTCTCCGAACAGTTAGACTGCTCGAATGATGACTTCGGTGAAACGAGCGAGCGGGTGCTCTGGTTCAAGACCGGAATTCATGTCTACGACCTGGTTGAACTGGCAGAAGAGTATTCGATTTGA
- a CDS encoding ISH3 family transposase, whose amino-acid sequence MFKTKQADNEIHEDQLLNFLVNTLSDEIDLDLGDNAEIDAEEIYEVLVGACADGTSVSTLCGSSENSPPANTILYHLRTKFEPERLERVANTLLRRDIVELLPEQVEVCADLHLRPYYGDEDDTDGLYHSEAKRGTTAFHAYATLYARVKNKRHTLAVRRLEDGDTASSVLAEFLGVLDGLDTEVKAVYLDRGFYDSKCLTLLQAHNYAYVMPIIRWGKAIQQELSEGWSRVIDHDLTGKLDGHSWTVEFPVYIDCTYLNGRYDEHGVARHGYAADAPFIDTPRQARYHYTKRFGIESSYRLSEQAIATTTTRNSTVRLLYVVVSLLLQNAWRYLHYEYVATPRRGGRRLWWWPYKEFVNMVRRAAWTALAVRRAVPANRPPDDRFHR is encoded by the coding sequence GTGTTCAAGACCAAGCAAGCAGACAATGAGATCCACGAAGACCAGCTCCTTAACTTTCTCGTCAACACGCTCAGCGATGAAATCGATCTTGATCTCGGCGATAATGCTGAAATCGACGCTGAGGAAATCTACGAGGTCCTCGTCGGCGCATGCGCCGACGGGACCTCGGTCTCTACGCTGTGTGGTTCCAGCGAGAACTCACCGCCTGCAAACACGATCCTTTACCACCTCCGGACGAAGTTCGAGCCGGAACGGCTCGAACGAGTCGCTAACACGCTTCTTCGTCGGGATATCGTCGAACTGCTCCCCGAGCAGGTGGAGGTCTGCGCAGACCTCCACCTGCGGCCCTACTACGGTGACGAAGACGACACAGACGGCCTCTACCACTCCGAAGCCAAGCGCGGAACCACCGCGTTCCACGCCTACGCGACACTGTACGCGCGTGTGAAGAACAAGCGACACACGCTGGCGGTGCGCCGTCTTGAAGACGGCGACACCGCCAGCAGCGTCCTCGCGGAGTTTCTTGGAGTACTCGACGGCCTTGACACCGAGGTCAAGGCCGTCTACCTCGATCGCGGCTTCTACGACAGCAAGTGTCTCACGCTACTCCAGGCGCACAACTACGCCTACGTGATGCCGATCATCCGGTGGGGGAAGGCGATTCAGCAGGAACTCTCGGAAGGATGGAGTCGCGTCATCGACCACGACCTGACAGGGAAACTCGACGGTCACAGCTGGACCGTCGAGTTTCCCGTCTACATCGACTGTACATACCTGAATGGACGGTACGACGAGCACGGCGTGGCGCGTCACGGCTACGCCGCTGACGCGCCGTTCATCGACACACCACGCCAGGCTCGATACCACTACACCAAACGGTTCGGTATCGAATCGAGCTATCGCCTATCCGAGCAAGCGATAGCGACGACAACGACGCGAAATTCGACGGTGAGACTGCTGTACGTCGTGGTGAGTCTGCTGTTGCAGAACGCGTGGCGGTACCTCCACTACGAATACGTGGCGACGCCCCGCCGAGGCGGGCGTCGCCTCTGGTGGTGGCCGTACAAGGAGTTCGTCAATATGGTTCGGAGGGCTGCGTGGACGGCCCTCGCGGTGCGTCGGGCCGTCCCCGCAAACCGGCCACCTGACGACCGGTTCCACCGGTAG
- a CDS encoding Cdc6/Cdc18 family protein, whose protein sequence is MSGDGANSSDTGLNSNPYGSTVEIFSDESVLKEDWQPEKLPEREKELDEIRNALAPATRGVNAHNLFLYGKTGQGKTVAIDHELDLLNEYANSQDDLELSVIKTSANNQSTSYQLAAHLIKEIRDGSKKPSGIDQQSMFDLLYDELRGLNETIIIVIDEIDSIGSNDDLLYELPRARKNGHLGNQWISVIGISNDLEFRDNLSPKVKDSLYDSEIEFAPYNANQLTSILERRAERAFVDGVLDGDVIPLCSAFAAQDEGSARQAIRLLYKAGELALNNDDEVICELHVREARDILERKRIEEGMRSLTTQDQLALLSVVALEIDEETPARTRQVYQKYKDIAAILDSNQLVERRVRDHLQSLGMQGFLIVETRNRGIQGGSHYRFEVKTDLEATLDILGEDNRIDDVVEDLTDIATAKNLV, encoded by the coding sequence ATGTCCGGCGACGGAGCGAATTCATCTGATACGGGCCTCAACAGCAATCCATACGGCAGTACAGTCGAGATATTTTCTGATGAGTCTGTCTTGAAAGAGGACTGGCAACCTGAGAAACTCCCAGAGAGGGAAAAAGAACTCGATGAAATCCGGAATGCGCTCGCCCCCGCAACACGCGGTGTTAACGCTCACAATCTATTTCTCTATGGTAAAACAGGTCAAGGTAAAACAGTCGCCATTGATCACGAACTTGATCTCCTAAACGAGTATGCGAACTCTCAGGACGACTTGGAATTAAGCGTCATCAAAACCAGCGCGAACAATCAATCAACATCCTATCAGCTCGCTGCGCACCTCATCAAGGAAATTCGTGACGGGTCTAAGAAGCCGAGCGGCATTGATCAACAGAGTATGTTTGACCTGCTCTATGATGAATTACGCGGCCTCAATGAAACAATCATTATTGTCATTGACGAGATCGACTCGATTGGTAGCAATGATGACCTTTTATACGAACTTCCGAGGGCCAGGAAGAACGGCCATCTTGGGAACCAATGGATTTCTGTTATTGGTATCAGCAATGATCTAGAGTTCCGTGACAATCTTTCTCCAAAAGTCAAAGATTCACTGTACGATAGCGAGATCGAGTTCGCACCATACAACGCTAATCAACTCACGAGTATTCTAGAACGCCGAGCCGAACGTGCATTTGTCGACGGTGTTCTTGATGGCGATGTCATCCCACTCTGCTCAGCATTTGCCGCTCAAGACGAAGGCAGTGCCCGGCAAGCGATCCGATTGCTGTACAAGGCAGGAGAACTCGCCCTAAACAACGATGATGAAGTGATTTGTGAATTACATGTTCGCGAAGCACGTGATATCTTAGAACGAAAGCGAATCGAAGAAGGAATGCGGAGCCTGACGACACAGGACCAGCTAGCGTTGCTTTCTGTTGTTGCCCTCGAGATAGACGAAGAAACACCGGCACGAACACGACAAGTCTATCAGAAATACAAGGATATCGCTGCTATTCTCGATTCAAATCAGCTTGTCGAACGACGGGTTCGCGATCACTTGCAATCTCTCGGGATGCAGGGGTTCCTTATCGTGGAAACACGGAACCGGGGGATTCAGGGCGGATCACACTACCGCTTTGAGGTGAAAACTGATTTGGAGGCAACATTAGATATTCTTGGAGAAGATAACCGGATTGATGATGTCGTTGAGGATTTAACAGACATCGCGACTGCCAAAAATCTCGTCTGA
- a CDS encoding calcium-binding protein, producing MSWTEKEEEREERIKMRITVDTYSAEEQAWGWYAYLDDMMDFPFQARCVSEREESPLKEGETIRVIGMSPTDPTLSQMFVTIEWMDRELGVPLEQLEPLETGRDTEQAIADWQYWLDR from the coding sequence ATGTCATGGACCGAAAAGGAGGAAGAACGGGAAGAGCGCATTAAAATGCGTATCACCGTCGATACATACAGCGCCGAAGAGCAGGCGTGGGGATGGTACGCCTATTTGGACGATATGATGGACTTCCCGTTCCAAGCGCGCTGTGTCTCCGAGCGAGAGGAGTCTCCCCTCAAGGAAGGCGAAACGATACGCGTGATTGGAATGTCCCCGACAGATCCGACTCTCAGCCAGATGTTCGTGACGATAGAGTGGATGGACAGAGAACTTGGCGTACCGCTAGAGCAACTGGAACCTCTCGAAACCGGTCGTGACACAGAACAAGCGATTGCAGACTGGCAGTACTGGCTCGACCGCTAA